In a single window of the Zea mays cultivar B73 chromosome 5, Zm-B73-REFERENCE-NAM-5.0, whole genome shotgun sequence genome:
- the LOC103626059 gene encoding protein ALP1-like gives MGVKEMYLQYYNSYNQYLRRRRVLICTTICVVFLWYKLARLHKKSIKYGPLLLRDLEREKRLNRLYNGTEANCISELRMCKFVFHRLCSHLRSRKLLEDTVNVSVEEQVAMFLKFVGHRWTNRSVGFEFLRSGETVSRYFNLVLDALCVMSRDLITMRTTETHPKISSSPGRFHPYFERCVGALDGTHVPAWVPIYMQDRFRGRKHYPTQNVLAAVDFDLRFTYVLAGWEGSAHDSFVLQDALSRPSGLKIPEGHFFLADAGYAARPGILPPFRGVRYHLKEFQGTRRPENPKELFNLRHSSLRTTIE, from the exons ATGGGTGTGAAGGAGATGTATCTTCAATATTACAATAGTTACAATCAGTACCTACGAAGAAGAAGGGTGCTTATTTGCACTACCATTTGCGTGGTTTTTTTGTGGTATAAACTGGCTAGATTACATAAGAAGAGTATTAAATATGGTCCTTTGTTACTAAGAGATTTGGAACGAGAGAAGCGGCTCAACCGGCTGTATAATGGGACAGAAGCCAATTGTATTAGTGAGTTGCGCATGTGCAAATTTGTTTTCCATAGGTTATGTAGCCATTTAAGGTCTCGTAAGCTGTTAGAGGATACTGTCAATGTCTCTGTTGAAGAACAGGTTGCTATGTTCTTAAAGTTTGTTGGCCATAGATGGACAAATAGGTCAGTTGGGTTTGAATTCCTACGGTCTGGAGAAACAGTTAGCAGGTACTTCAACCTTGTTTTAGATGCTCTATGTGTCATGTCACGTGACCTCATTACTATGAGAACCACAGAGACACATCCAAAGATATCTAGTAGCCCGGGAAGATTTCACCCTTACTTTGAG AGATGTGTAGGAGCACTCGATGGCACACATGTACCAGCATGGGTCCCCATTTATATGCAGGATAGGTTTAGAGGTAGAAAACACTACCCAACACAAAATGTGTTAGCTGCCGTGGATTTTGATCTTAGGTTTACATATGTGTTGGCTGGATGGGAAGGATCAGCTCATGACTCATTTGTGCTCCAAGATGCATTGTCACGTCCCTCAGGCttaaaaattcccgaag GTCATTTCTTTCTAGCAGATGCGGGTTATGCAGCACGACCTGGCATATTACCTCCATTTAGGGGTGTTCGGTACCATCTTAAGGAGTTTCAGGGTACTAGGCGGCCAGAGAATCCAAAAGAACTGTTCAACCTTCGACACTCTTCTCTTAGGACAACGATAGAATGA